From Polaribacter haliotis:
TGCTGAAATCGGTTGTGCATTTCCAAAATTATCATCTGTAATAATTAATTTTCTTGCATCTGTTGGGTTTGCAGAAATTCCTTTTTCTTCCAACAAACTTGCAACTAACTTTACCGATAATAATTCGCCTTGTGCTAAAACTTCATCTTTAATTTTTTCGCTATAATCGCCCAATAAATACACACCTTCGAAAATTGTTGCCAACTTTAAAAACTCTTGTGTACAGTCTAAATTCGGGTTTGGTTTTAACTGATAATCTTTAAAAGCATCAAATGCATCTAAATACGGTTTCTGTTGAGAAGCCAAAGTCAACAAATTTTCTAATTCGTTGGTTGTATTTCCTCTTGCTGAAGCAATTAAAGTTATTTTCTCTCCGTTTTTATGTTTATTAAGAATGATTTCTAGTGTATTCTCTAATCCTTTTCCATTGGCTAAAGATTTACCTCCAAATTTTAATACTTTCATCTTTTTTGCTCTATAATCTTTATTGAAAATAGGTTCAATAATTTTCTGTAATTGGTCATATTCCATTAAAAATGCATCATGACCATGCACAGAATTAATTTCGTTATACGTGACGTTTGCTTTTGTTAAAGCCAACTTTTTATGCGTTTCTCTATTTTCTTCTGCCGTAAAAAACAAATCGGAATCCACACCAATAATGTGAATATTTGCTTCAATTTGGTCTAAAACTTCTATATTTTTCTCTCCGTTTTTAGTGACATCAATACTTTTTAATAATTGATTCATTAATTTATAAGAAGATAATTGGTAACGTTCTTGCAACTTTTCTCCATGATGCAACAACCAACTTTCCACATTGAAAATATCTGAATTTTCTTTTTTAGAACGTTGAAAACGTGCTTTAAAAGATTCTGGCGTTCTATAACATAACATCGCATGCATTCTTGCATCGTGTACAGGATTGCTCGAATTTACTAAAAATTGTTCCTGAATTTGACAGTTTCCAATTAACCAATCAGTAGATTTCCAATCGGTTGCTATTGGTAAAAAATGTTGGGTAATTTTGTTGTTTAACACTATCATTTCCCAAGCAATACCTCCACCTAAAGAACCTCCAATTAATGCAAAAAGTTGCTTAATTTTTAAATCAATTAATCCTTCTAAAAAAATTCTTGCAATATCTCTTGCAATAAAATCTTTATAATTTTCGATTAAAAAACCATCAAAACCATTTCCTGGAATATTGAAAGACAAAATTGTATACACATCTGTATTTATAGCTTTGTCCTTACCAACAATATCTAACCACCAACCATTTTCTCCAGCAACATCACTATTTCCAGTTAATGCGTGGTTGATTAAAATTACAGGCGCAGTTCCTAAATCTTGACCAAAAACTTGGTAACTTAAATTGATTTCAGGAATTTTTGCACCTAATTCTGTGGTGAAATTCTTTATTTTGATATGTTGAAGTTTGTCTTTCATTTTTAAAACAAGGGGTTTAAACCCCTTGCTATTTTATGTTTTATATTTCTGAAAAAGCTGCTTTTAAATCTGCTTTTAAATCTTCTAAATCTTCAATACCAACAGACAAACGAATTAAATCTTGGCTAACTCCAGCTCCTGCTTGTGCAGCTTCATCTAATTGTTGATGTGTTGTACTTGCTGGATGAATAATTAAAGATTTTGTATCTCCGATATTTGCTAACAAGGAAAATACTTTTGTTTTATCTGCAATTGTTTTTGCAGCTTCAAAACCTTTTTTAGGTCCGAAAGTTACAATTCCACTTTGTCCTTTTGGTAAATATTTATCTGCTAATTTCTTGTATTTGTTACTTTCTAAACCAGGATAATTTACCCAAGCAACTTCGTCTTGTTGTTCTAACCATTTTGCTAAAGCCAACGCATTTTCCGAATGTTGTTTAATTCTTACTGGTAAAGTTTCCAATCCTTGAATGATATTAAAGGCATTTGTAGGACTTAAAGCACCACCAAAATCACGCAATCCTTCTAAAATTAATTTGAAAGTATAAGAAGCTGCGCCTAAAGCTTCGTGATATTTTAAACCATGATAACCTGCAGAAGGTTCTGTAAATTCAGGGAATTTTCCATTCGCCCAATTAAAAGTTCCAGCATCTATAATTGCACCTCCTAAAGAAGTTCCTTGTCCGCCAATATATTTTGTTAGAGAGTGAATTACAATGTTTGCTCCGTGTTTAATTGGGTTCAATAAAACAGGTGTTGCAACTGTATTGTCAACAATAAAAGGAACTTCTGCTTTTTTAGCATGTTCTGATATTGCTTCTAAATCTAATACATCTAATTTAGGGTTTCCTAAAGACTCCACAAAAATGGCTCTTGTATTTTCTTGAACGGCTTTACCAAAATTTTCTGGCTCAGAAGCATCTACAAAAGTAGTTGTAATTCCGAATCTTGGTAAAGTAACACTTAATAAATTGTAGGTTCCACCATACAAACTACTTGAAGCCACAATGTGATCTCCAGCTTTTAAAAGTGTTAATAAACCTGTTGCAATTGCTGCTGTTCCAGAAGCAAAAACTACTGCTCCAATTCCTCCTTCTACAGCCGCTAAACGATCTTGTAAAATTTGATTTGTTGGGTTGTTTAAACGTGTGTAAATAAACCCTAATTCTTTTAATGAAAAAAGATTTGCTGCATGTTCTGAATTGTTAAAAACATAAGAAGACGTTTGGTAAATTGGAACTGCTCTTGTTCCTCCATTTGCTTTTACATCATGTCCTGCGTGCAACGCGTTAGTTGCTAATTTGTGGTTACTCATTTTTCTATTTTTTTTGAGTTAATAAATAATTAATTCAAGTTCATCAATATTTGTATTGATGTAACTAATTAGAAAAATGTTATTAAGAAAATAGTATTTTCCAGAACAGGAAAATTCTTTTTTGTTATCTATCCAATTATAAAATAATTGAGTAGAATTTAGCACCTTCTTTATTACTAAAGGGTTGCTAAGGCTTCAATGGGTCTAATCCCTCTGCCTTTCTTGATAACATTTCAATAAGTTATTGAACTTTGTGAGTGCAAATATATGTTCAGAAAAATTTAATATCCTAATAAAAAGTACTTTATTTTTATTTTATGTTAATTTGATATTTTATTTGCCTTTGTATTCATCATTCTTCAAAATGATTACTTTTTCTTCTTTATAATTGATTAATTGATGATGTCATCAAAAATAATTATTACTAAAAACCTTGGTATTTCATTTTATAATGTAACTTTGCATCAGAATTAAGAGGAAAAATTTGAACTGATTGCAACCTCATTAAAAAAATGCTAAAGCAGTAATTATCTACTTCTTTTAGCGACCACGCAATCAATTTCTATTTCCTACAACATTTAAAAGAAGAATATTATGTCATATTTATTTACATCAGAAAGTGTTTCTGAAGGTCACCCAGATAAGGTTGCTGATCAAATTTCAGATGCTTTAATTGATAATTTTTTAGCTTTCGATAAAAACAGTAAAGTAGCTTGTGAGACTTTAGTTACAACTGGACAAGTTATTTTAGCTGGAGAAGTAAAATCTGAAACATATTTAGATGTTCAGCAAATTGCAAGAGAGGTTATCAATAAAATTGGTTACACGAAAAGCGAGTATATGTTCGATGGAAACTCTTGTGGAGTTTTATCTGCAATTCACGAACAATCTCCAGATATTAATCAAGGAGTTGATAGATCTTCACCTGAAGAACAAGGAGCTGGAGATCAAGGAATGATGTTTGGTTATGCAACAGATGAAACAGAAAACTATATGCCTTTGGCGTTAGAATTGTCTCACAGATTGTTAATTGAACTAGCACTTTTAAGAAGAGAGAATAAAGACATTACTTATTTAAGACCAGATGCTAAAAGTCAGGTTACTATTGAGTATTCAGACGACAATGTTCCACAAAGAATTGATGCTATTGTAATTTCTACACAGCATGACGATTTTAACGAATCTGATGATGTAATGTTAGCAAAAATTAAAAAAGATATTGTTGAAATTTTAATTCCAAGAGTTGTTGCTAAATTACCTGCTCATATTCAGAAATTATTTACAGATAATATTACGTATCACATAAATCCAACTGGTGTTTTTGTAATTGGTGGACCTCATGGAGATACTGGTTTAACAGGACGTAAAATTATCGTTGATACTTATGGTGGAAAAGGAGCTCATGGTGGTGGTGCTTTCTCTGGAAAAGACCCGAGTAAAGTGGATAGATCTGGAGCTTACGCAACAAGACATATTGCCAAAAATTTAGTTGCTGCAGGACTTTGTAAAGAAGTTTTAGTGCAAGTTTCTTATGCGATTGGTGTTGCAAAACCAACCAGTATAAATGTGGAAACTTATGGAACTGCAACTGTTGATTTAACAGATGGAGAAATCAGTAAAAAAGTAGAAGAAATTTTTGATATGCGTCCATATTTTATAGAACAACGTTTAAAATTAAGAACACCAATTTATTCGGAAACTGCTGCTTATGGACATATGGGTAGAACACCAGAAGTTAAAACTGTAACATTCTCAAATCCAATGGGAGAAACAGTTTCTGAAGAAGTGGAAACCTTTACTTGGGAGAAATTAGATTATGTCGATAAAGTTAAAGAAGTTTTCAAATTATAATTCTTATTTAAGAAAACAATTTAGCCTTTAAAATTCATTTTTTAAAGGCTTTTTTATGTTTGAAATCCAGTAGAAAACACCAATTCTCTTTAACAAAAATTTAAGATATCGTAAATAAGGGTTTGCGTAACTTCGAAGACAATAATTTTAATCCATTTTATTATGATAAAAAAAGTACTTACTAGCTTTCTTCTGATTGCTTTTGTTTTCGGTTTTTCTACTGAAACTAACGCTCAGTTTTGGAAGAAAAAGAAAAAAGAAGCTCCAAAGACAGCTCAAAAACCGAAACCAAAACCTAAAAAAGGTGATATACAACCTTATGGAAAAGTGGTTACGAAAGATCACAAAACAGACGATGGTTTGTTTAAAGTGCACACAAAAGACCAAACTTATTTATTCGAAATTCCAGATTCTCTTTTAAGAAGAGAAATGTTAATGGTAACAAGAATTGCTAAAACTGCCAGTGGAATTGGTTTTGGTGGTGGAAAAACAAATACGCAAGTATTACGTTGGGAGAAAAAAAATAAAACCATTTTATTAAGAATTGTTTCTCATAATGTAGTTGCAGATACTATTTTACCTGTACACGAAGCTGTTGTAAACTCGAACTTAGAACCTATCTTATATTCTTTTCCTATAAAAGCATTTAGCAAAGATTCTACAGCTACAGTTATAGATGCCACAAAATTATTTACTTCAGATATTAAACCTCTTGGTTTTCCTGCTAGAGCTAGAAGAAGTATGCAAGTTACTCGTTTAGACAATACTAGATCTTATATAGAAAGAGTTAGTAGTTACCCAAGAAATATTGAAGTAAGACATGTAAAAACTTATTTTGCGAACAAAGCACCATCTAATTCTGCTTTAGGTTCTATTACTTTAGAAATGAGTAACTCTATGGTTTTATTACCAAAAGTTCCAATGAAACGTCGTTATTTCGATGAAAGAGTTGGTTGGTTTACTCGTGGGCAGACTGATTATGGTTTAAAAGACCAAAGAAGTAAAACGCTTACTTATTTAGACAGATATCGTTTAGAAGTGAAGGACGAAGATATCGAGAAGTTTAAAAGAGGGGAATTGGTAGAACCAAAAAAACAAATTGTTTATTATGTAGATAGAGCAACTCCAGAAGAGTGGGTTCCATACATTATACAAGGAGTTAACGACTGGCAAGTTGCTTTTGAAGCGGCTGGCTTTAAAAATGCTATTGTAGGAAAAAGAGCTCCTACAAAAGAGGAAGACCCAGATTATAGTCCAGAAGATGTACGTTATTCTGTAATTCGTTATTTAGCTTCTCCAATCCCGAATGCAAATGGACCTCACGTAAGTGACCCACGTTCTGGAGAAATTTTAGAATCGGATATCAACTGGTACCACAATGTAATGTCTTTATTACACAACTGGTTCTTTATCCAAACAGCAGCAATAAATCCTGATGCTAGAGGAAACAATTTTAAAACTGAAACAATGGGAGAACTAATTAAGTTTGTTTCTTCTCATGAATTAGGACACACTTTAGGATTGCCTCATAATATGGGAAGTTCTGCAGCATATCCTGTAGATTCTTTACGTTCTGCAAGTTTTACAGCTAAATATGGAACAGCTCCATCTATTATGGATTATGCTCGTTTTAATTATATAGCACAACCAGAAGATAAAGGAGTTGCTTTAATGCCAAACATTGGAACTTACGACAAGTATGCAATTTCTTGGGGTTACAGACCAATTTTAGACAAATCTGCTGAAGATGAAAAAGAAATATTAGATGGCTGGATTTTAAAACATGCTGGAGACCCAATGTATCGTTTTGGACACCAACAAGCAGCAGGTGTTGTAGATCCAAGTTCTCAAACAGAAGATTTAGGAGACGATGCTATAAAAGCTTCTATGTATGGAATTAAAAACTTAAAAAGAATTTTACCAAGATTAGAAGAATGGACTTCTGAAAAAGGAGAAAATTACGATGAGTTGTCTACTATGTATGGTCAATTATTAGGTCAGTTCAATAGATATATGGGACATGTTTCTGCTAATATTGGTGGTGTTTATGAAAACTTTAAAGCATCTGACCAAGCAGGAGCAGTTTATACTTATGTTTCTAAAGAAAAGCAAAAAGAAGCTTTACAATTTGTTGTAAACGAATTGTTTAAAACTCCAGAATGGATGTTAGATGAAAACATTTTTAGCAAAACTGAATTTTCTGGTTCTGTTGAAAGAGTTAGAAGTATGCAAGCAAGAACTCTTAATAACATTTTAGACGCTGGAAGAATGGCTAGAATGATTGAGAATGAAACTTTAAACGGATCATCTGCATATACTTTGGTAAATATGATGAGTGATGTTCGTAAAGGAGTTTGGAGTGAAATTTACTCTGGACGTTCTATAGATACTTATAGAAGAAATTTACAAAGAGCACATTTAGATAGATTAGACTACTTATTAAATAAAGCAGGAAACCAGAGAGGAATTAATCGTGGTTACTTAAAAATAAGTGGAATTAACGTAAACCAATCTGACGTGAAATCTGTTGCAAGAGGAGAATTAAAGCGTTTACAAAGGGATGCTAAAGCCGCTTCTAATAGAGGTAA
This genomic window contains:
- a CDS encoding O-acetylhomoserine aminocarboxypropyltransferase/cysteine synthase family protein → MSNHKLATNALHAGHDVKANGGTRAVPIYQTSSYVFNNSEHAANLFSLKELGFIYTRLNNPTNQILQDRLAAVEGGIGAVVFASGTAAIATGLLTLLKAGDHIVASSSLYGGTYNLLSVTLPRFGITTTFVDASEPENFGKAVQENTRAIFVESLGNPKLDVLDLEAISEHAKKAEVPFIVDNTVATPVLLNPIKHGANIVIHSLTKYIGGQGTSLGGAIIDAGTFNWANGKFPEFTEPSAGYHGLKYHEALGAASYTFKLILEGLRDFGGALSPTNAFNIIQGLETLPVRIKQHSENALALAKWLEQQDEVAWVNYPGLESNKYKKLADKYLPKGQSGIVTFGPKKGFEAAKTIADKTKVFSLLANIGDTKSLIIHPASTTHQQLDEAAQAGAGVSQDLIRLSVGIEDLEDLKADLKAAFSEI
- the metK gene encoding methionine adenosyltransferase; this translates as MSYLFTSESVSEGHPDKVADQISDALIDNFLAFDKNSKVACETLVTTGQVILAGEVKSETYLDVQQIAREVINKIGYTKSEYMFDGNSCGVLSAIHEQSPDINQGVDRSSPEEQGAGDQGMMFGYATDETENYMPLALELSHRLLIELALLRRENKDITYLRPDAKSQVTIEYSDDNVPQRIDAIVISTQHDDFNESDDVMLAKIKKDIVEILIPRVVAKLPAHIQKLFTDNITYHINPTGVFVIGGPHGDTGLTGRKIIVDTYGGKGAHGGGAFSGKDPSKVDRSGAYATRHIAKNLVAAGLCKEVLVQVSYAIGVAKPTSINVETYGTATVDLTDGEISKKVEEIFDMRPYFIEQRLKLRTPIYSETAAYGHMGRTPEVKTVTFSNPMGETVSEEVETFTWEKLDYVDKVKEVFKL
- a CDS encoding zinc-dependent metalloprotease, which encodes MIKKVLTSFLLIAFVFGFSTETNAQFWKKKKKEAPKTAQKPKPKPKKGDIQPYGKVVTKDHKTDDGLFKVHTKDQTYLFEIPDSLLRREMLMVTRIAKTASGIGFGGGKTNTQVLRWEKKNKTILLRIVSHNVVADTILPVHEAVVNSNLEPILYSFPIKAFSKDSTATVIDATKLFTSDIKPLGFPARARRSMQVTRLDNTRSYIERVSSYPRNIEVRHVKTYFANKAPSNSALGSITLEMSNSMVLLPKVPMKRRYFDERVGWFTRGQTDYGLKDQRSKTLTYLDRYRLEVKDEDIEKFKRGELVEPKKQIVYYVDRATPEEWVPYIIQGVNDWQVAFEAAGFKNAIVGKRAPTKEEDPDYSPEDVRYSVIRYLASPIPNANGPHVSDPRSGEILESDINWYHNVMSLLHNWFFIQTAAINPDARGNNFKTETMGELIKFVSSHELGHTLGLPHNMGSSAAYPVDSLRSASFTAKYGTAPSIMDYARFNYIAQPEDKGVALMPNIGTYDKYAISWGYRPILDKSAEDEKEILDGWILKHAGDPMYRFGHQQAAGVVDPSSQTEDLGDDAIKASMYGIKNLKRILPRLEEWTSEKGENYDELSTMYGQLLGQFNRYMGHVSANIGGVYENFKASDQAGAVYTYVSKEKQKEALQFVVNELFKTPEWMLDENIFSKTEFSGSVERVRSMQARTLNNILDAGRMARMIENETLNGSSAYTLVNMMSDVRKGVWSEIYSGRSIDTYRRNLQRAHLDRLDYLLNKAGNQRGINRGYLKISGINVNQSDVKSVARGELKRLQRDAKAASNRGNTLTRYHLQDVVDRIDAILDPK